In the Microplitis mediator isolate UGA2020A chromosome 5, iyMicMedi2.1, whole genome shotgun sequence genome, CGTACTTAGTCTTTTGCATTTTAATCTCAGGCTGCTAGAAACTACATAATTACTTCtggatttcatttttttatagttcatATGTGCTTTTTTCTTTTgcttaattaaatatcttaatTCATTAGAGAACCAGCATGGataatttcgatttttctttaatttagtGGGACAAACTCGGCTATTCCTTTATTTACCGTGTCATAGAACCAGTTCACTTTTTCATCTGTATTGTCTATCGTGTATAGATGAATCCAGTTTACTCTTAGGAAATAGTTGTTCAACGCCGCATAGTCAGCACTCTTAAAGGCGTATGTCGGAGCATCTTGTCGTTTTAGGTTAGTACAGAATTTTAATCGAGCTAAGATTGCTGAGTGATATTTGTCCTCGTCGTCAACCACGATGTCAAGATCACTGAAGCATAAATCCAATATTCGGTCATTAACATTGCAGACATTATTATGTTGAGAACATCCAGCaagtatgaatttttcatataacttAGATTCACACTCGAGCTTCGGCACACTACTGTAGATGTTGTAATCCCCTATGACCAAAAGTCTATTGTtaggatatttatttttgatattagtaATAGTAGCTAAATGACTAGACAAAACATCCACATGTGACTGCGGAGGTATATAAACACATCCTAAGATGATATCCTCTCCAAAACCCTTGATCTCAATGTAAACCTGCTCCAAGCCTGCATTAATGATAGCAATTGGTTCGGCAGTAATGTTATGCTTAACGGCAATGAACACACCACCACCTCGCACAAAGTTACTAGTATCGGAATCTCTGTACTTCCTAAAAATGCGATAGGTATTATCAACAATTTCACCGTCCGATATTGATGAGTGAAGCCACGATTCCATGATACAGAGCACGTCGTAGTGACAACACGCGGACGAAactggaaaatttttcaatctagTTCGGAGTCCCCTGGTGTTTTGGTAATACACCAGAAGAT is a window encoding:
- the LOC130669047 gene encoding uncharacterized protein LOC130669047, coding for MVLLLIPSNILMAFPGQSKFLHFVPPRKRTRVKRDLLVYYQNTRGLRTRLKNFPVSSACCHYDVLCIMESWLHSSISDGEIVDNTYRIFRKYRDSDTSNFVRGGGVFIAVKHNITAEPIAIINAGLEQVYIEIKGFGEDIILGCVYIPPQSHVDVLSSHLATITNIKNKYPNNRLLVIGDYNIYSSVPKLECESKLYEKFILAGCSQHNNVCNVNDRILDLCFSDLDIVVDDEDKYHSAILARLKFCTNLKRQDAPTYAFKSADYAALNNYFLRVNWIHLYTIDNTDEKVNWFYDTVNKGIAEFVPLN